One genomic region from Halococcus qingdaonensis encodes:
- a CDS encoding lysylphosphatidylglycerol synthase transmembrane domain-containing protein gives MATESADILDRRSIGKMLVGFLIAAVLLYFLGNVVGWADIADALARADLRWVAVACLCTCGYLLAWTKTWQVVLDAGGIEIPYRELIPTYLAATFANYTTPFGQAGGEPFIAYVLSADTEASYEESLASVSTADLMHLLPFFTFAGIGLAALAITGTVPPGASSILIGLAAIAIGIPAIVYGAWRRRDLVERIITTLARPVTTRTDRVSMERIETRIDTFYSQIARIAAEPRDLLVGIVYSYLGWICFAAPLYFAALALSLPVDPLLVAFLAPASSLAGFVPTPGGLGGVSTAMVALVVALTPVGAGAAAALAILYRATSYVFALIVCGPAALYVTARA, from the coding sequence GTGGCGACCGAATCCGCGGACATCCTCGACCGGCGCTCGATCGGGAAGATGCTCGTCGGCTTCCTCATCGCCGCCGTGCTCCTCTACTTCCTCGGCAACGTCGTCGGCTGGGCCGACATCGCCGACGCGCTCGCGCGTGCCGACCTCCGCTGGGTGGCCGTCGCTTGTCTCTGTACCTGTGGCTACCTGCTCGCGTGGACGAAGACCTGGCAGGTCGTCCTCGATGCCGGCGGGATCGAGATTCCTTACCGGGAGCTGATTCCGACCTATCTCGCGGCGACGTTCGCGAACTACACGACGCCGTTCGGTCAGGCCGGCGGCGAACCGTTCATCGCCTACGTCCTCTCGGCCGACACCGAGGCGAGCTACGAAGAGAGTCTCGCAAGCGTCTCGACGGCCGATCTGATGCATCTGCTGCCCTTTTTCACCTTCGCCGGCATCGGGCTCGCGGCGCTCGCGATCACCGGGACAGTGCCGCCGGGCGCGAGTTCGATCCTGATCGGACTCGCCGCCATCGCCATCGGCATACCGGCGATCGTCTACGGTGCGTGGCGACGGCGCGATCTCGTCGAGCGGATCATCACAACGCTCGCCCGTCCGGTGACGACACGCACCGATCGGGTGTCGATGGAGCGGATCGAGACGCGCATCGACACCTTCTACAGCCAGATCGCGCGCATCGCCGCGGAGCCGCGCGATCTGCTCGTCGGGATCGTCTACTCGTATCTCGGCTGGATCTGTTTCGCCGCGCCGCTGTATTTCGCCGCGCTCGCACTCTCGTTGCCGGTCGATCCGCTGCTGGTCGCCTTCCTCGCCCCCGCGAGCTCGCTCGCCGGCTTCGTCCCGACGCCGGGCGGTCTCGGCGGCGTCTCGACGGCGATGGTCGCACTCGTGGTCGCGCTCACCCCCGTCGGTGCCGGCGCGGCGGCCGCGCTCGCGATCCTCTATCGGGCGACGAGCTACGTGTTTGCACTCATCGTCTGTGGCCCGGCCGCGCTCTACGTCACCGCCCGCGCCTGA
- a CDS encoding DUF7109 family protein — translation MKLTHDELAGIVDLFGALSRSELATAGDELAFKRGAKFDSPDVDAALAAYRLVAFDPDTIADRTADERLLAAGPTAFPALPDGAEDLPHILDVDACTPDRAALGAVVEERFRADAARAVAEDDHERIARLLDVSYDLETWAPIALDGVRDRLDAAAGD, via the coding sequence ATGAAGCTGACCCACGACGAGCTCGCCGGCATCGTCGATCTCTTCGGCGCACTTTCGCGGAGCGAACTCGCCACCGCGGGCGACGAACTCGCGTTCAAGCGCGGTGCGAAGTTCGACAGCCCGGACGTCGACGCGGCGCTCGCGGCCTATCGACTCGTCGCGTTCGATCCCGATACGATCGCCGACCGGACCGCGGACGAACGGCTGCTCGCCGCCGGTCCGACGGCGTTCCCGGCGCTTCCCGACGGTGCCGAGGACCTGCCACACATCCTCGACGTCGATGCCTGTACGCCCGATCGCGCAGCACTTGGGGCAGTCGTCGAGGAGCGGTTCCGCGCGGACGCGGCGCGTGCGGTCGCCGAGGACGATCACGAACGTATCGCGCGGCTGCTCGACGTGAGCTACGATCTCGAAACGTGGGCCCCGATCGCCCTCGACGGCGTGCGTGATCGACTCGATGCGGCCGCGGGCGACTGA